The region TCCTGAAGATGACTCGAAATCTGGTTGATAATCGATGCGGATTGGTCAAGCAATTTCTTGATCTCATCGGCAAGCTCGGTAATGCCGATTGCCATAGTCGCTATGGCGCTTAAAAGCAGAGCATACTCCGAAGTTGTCTGCCCCGTCTCATCCATGAGACGCGAAGCCCACCCCTTTAACATAACTCACCTCGCGAGCCTGATCTTCCAGGTCTTTCGTATCACCGGATCGGCCGGTCATCCTTCCATGACGGCCAGCCGAAACTTAAACTAATTTTACAACGAAATAGGGATCATAACAACCCAGTTGACAAACCGCTTGAGATTAAGTATCATGGGTAAGGAGACCGTCGAAGATATCGGATGTTGGGAAGATGAGACCTAGGAGCTTTGAGATCGGATTGAGGATAGGGATTCTGAATCAAAGCCGCTTTGACGCCATAACCGATGTCCCCGACGTAAAGGTGGGACATACCACGATCATCGAAGGTGATTCGATCAGAACGGGCGTGACCGTGGTCATGCCGCCAGGGGATAACCCGTTTGAAAGGAAGCTCCCCGCCGCCGTGCACGTGATCAATGGGTTCGGCAAATCGGTGGGATTGATTCAGGTCGAGGAGCTGGGCGTGATCGAATCGCTCATAGCCCTCACGAACACCCTGAGCGTCTGGCGCGTGGCTGACGCGATGGTGGATTGGCTCTCAAAACTCAATCCGGGTGTCAGATCGTTTAACCCAGTCGTGGGGGAGTGCAACGACGGCTTCCTCAACGACATACTCGCCAGATCCATAACGCCTGAGCACCTGTTCCGGGCGATAGACAGCGCTAGGGGAGGAGAGGTCGAGGAGGGAAACGTCGGCGCGGGGACAGGGATGAGCGGATTCGGGTGGAAGGCGGGGATCGGGACCGCCTCAAGGGTGGTGGAGATCGAGGGCGAAAGCTTCACGCTGGGCGCTCTGGTCGTCACGAACACCGGCTCCGCCCCCGACCTCATCATGGGCGGCGTGCATGTGGGCAAGATGCTCAGACCGGAGACGATCGAGGGGGAGAGCCCCGCAGATGGAGGCTCTATAATGATCGTCATCGCCACAGATGCCCCCCTTGACTCCAGAAGATTAAAGCGCGTGGCGAAGAGGGCCACCTTTGGCTTGGCCAGGGTGGGAGCCATGGCGTTTCACGGAAGCGGTGACTTCGTTATAGCCTTCTCAACCCAACCTGATCGGTCTCCTCTCCCTGATGAGCGCATCTCCCCGCTGTTCCGGGCGACTGTGGAGGCGGTTGAGGAGGCTATCTTGAACTCCATCCTTAAAGCCGAGACGATGGTGGGAAGGGATGGCAACACCCGATTGGGCATTCCGATAGATCGCCTGACCGAAATCCTCAGCGGTTTCCGCCGTTAGAAATATCTTCATGCAAACTCATAAAGAGGAACAGTGCCAGCGGGACGGATAGCCGTTCACTATAATGCTTCGATCCTCCGTGCCTTGCCCTTAACACATCTTCTAACCTTCAACATCTGATTCACCCCCGTCTATCAGATCACAGTGTAGATAACTCTTCTGATCATGAGAAGCGCTCTTATTTCCCTTGAGTGTAGCGGTTATCCATGAGGAGGAACGAGGAGAAGGGAAATCCGTTGCACGTTCAACGTTTAACGTTGTAACGTTTTTCCGTCCTGGTTCCTCGTTCCTTTTCGCCCTGAGAAATAAGCATTTCTGACCTCTCAGATCTCCGCTACACTTAACGATAATATGAGCGATGAGAAGAGATAGGGTGCTGATCGGTACGCACTCAAGGGGAATGCGAGCGATTTTATTTCGAACCTTTTCGCCGGTGATCTGTTTATATAGGTGGATGGAGGTTAATTATGCTGGAGACTCTTTCCGATGAGGAGCTTATGCTTCGATTGAAATCCGGTGAGCTTGAGGCTTTCAACGTACTCATGAAACGCCATAAGGATTCCGTTCTCAACTTCTGCTATCGCCTCACAGGACGTAGGGAAGAGGCCGAGGATATAACGCAGGAGGTTTTCATCAGGCTGTTCAAAAGCGCTGAAAGTTATTGTCCGAAGGCGAGGTTCACAGTCTTCCTCTACACCATAGCCAGAAATCTCTGTCTGAACTACCTCGACAGGGAGCGACGAAGACCTGATATGCTTTCGCTGGACGAGGAGATGGAAGCCGTTGAAAAAATTCATTCCAAACAACCCTCGCCCTCTGAGGAACTCGAGAGAAAGATGCTCATGCAGACCGTCGAAAAGGCGATAAACGGGCTTCCCGAAAAGCTGAGGATCGTCTTCGTGCTCAGCCTCTATGGAGGACTGAAATATAGGGAGATAGCGGAGCTTCTCGACTGTCCTCTGGGCACGGTGAAATCCAGAATGGCCGAGGCATGCAGAAGATTGAGGAGGAAATTGGAGGGAATCCGATGAGGTGTCTAAAAGATGAGGAGATCATAGCTCTCCTGATGAACGAGCCTACAGAGGACGAACGGGAAAGCCTTGAGGGACATTTAACACTCTGTAAGAGGTGCCGAATGAGACTCGAATCCTTCAAAGGGGTCTTGGAAATCTGCTCGTCGTTTGAAAGGATGAAAACCTCGGAGGATTTCGAGAGCAGGGTCTGGATGGAGCTTTACAGGGACCTTGAGCATAAAACACGGCTTGGGAGGATGTTCGTTGCAGCGAGGATCTCTAAAACCCCTTCGAAAAGAAAGACAATGCGGATTTACCCCTCATTCCCCTTTGGCGTCACCAGAACGGGGAGGGGAGAGATCAAACGTGGAGGTTGAGAGAGATGAAGAAGTCAAAGATATACGAGCCTGATTTCAGGATAATCGAGCTTCCGGGGGAGAGGATGGAGGTCGAGCTGAGATGCGATCCATCCTTCTTCGGCGTCTTCGAGGAGGGTTACGAAGTCGAGTGGTATTTCTATGACTATCCTGAGAGGAGACTCACGGAGGTCGTGCTGACGAGATGCGTGGGGAAGGTAATCATAAATGGCGAGGAGTGTTTCGAGTTCCACTCCTTCGACGGGGAAAGGAACTTCGAGCTTTCAAGACAAAGCTACTATACCTTCCGAGATGATGGCATCTATTGCATAACGAGGGAGAAGGATAAACCCGCCGTTGAGGAGCAAAAAGATTATGTGCTGCCACTTAAGCTTTACCCCGGATTCGAAAGAAGAGCTGAGTCCGAAGG is a window of Candidatus Poribacteria bacterium DNA encoding:
- a CDS encoding RNA polymerase sigma-70 factor, coding for MLETLSDEELMLRLKSGELEAFNVLMKRHKDSVLNFCYRLTGRREEAEDITQEVFIRLFKSAESYCPKARFTVFLYTIARNLCLNYLDRERRRPDMLSLDEEMEAVEKIHSKQPSPSEELERKMLMQTVEKAINGLPEKLRIVFVLSLYGGLKYREIAELLDCPLGTVKSRMAEACRRLRRKLEGIR
- a CDS encoding P1 family peptidase; protein product: MRPRSFEIGLRIGILNQSRFDAITDVPDVKVGHTTIIEGDSIRTGVTVVMPPGDNPFERKLPAAVHVINGFGKSVGLIQVEELGVIESLIALTNTLSVWRVADAMVDWLSKLNPGVRSFNPVVGECNDGFLNDILARSITPEHLFRAIDSARGGEVEEGNVGAGTGMSGFGWKAGIGTASRVVEIEGESFTLGALVVTNTGSAPDLIMGGVHVGKMLRPETIEGESPADGGSIMIVIATDAPLDSRRLKRVAKRATFGLARVGAMAFHGSGDFVIAFSTQPDRSPLPDERISPLFRATVEAVEEAILNSILKAETMVGRDGNTRLGIPIDRLTEILSGFRR